ATTGATGACAAGAAATATCTTCAAAATGATAGACGATATATATTTGCTAATAATAGCTTAAAGATGCTACAACAACTAGCAAGCTATCATAGGAAACAACTCACAATTCCGGTTATTGGAATAACCGGCACAAACGGGAAAACCACAACTAAAGAACTAATTACCACTGTTTTATCTAAAGAATTTAATACTACAGCAACTCAAGGCAACTTCAATAATCATATTGGTGTACCATTAACGCTACTTCAAATAAATAAACATACAGAAATTGCCATAATAGAAATGGGAGCCAATCACCCTGGGGAGATTGAATTTCTTTGCAATATCGCACTACCAAATTTTGGCATAATTACAAATATAGGCAAAGCACATTTAGAGGGTTTTGGATCTTTAGAGGCAATAATTAAAACCAAATTGGCATTATACAAATCGGTTGCAGCTCAAAAAGGAAGCGTTTTTGTTAATTATGATGACGCACTATTGAAAATTGAATCTAAAAAACTAACTAACTTTTCTTACGGACAAGATAACAACTATGATTTTCACGGACTTATTTCTAAAGAGTTTCCATTTTTACAATTAAAATGGGGATTAAAAAACAAAACAAACAAATACACTATAAAGTCTAAGCTTTTTGGAAATTATAATTTTTCAAATATTATGACAGCTGTTTCGGTTGGACAATATTTTAAAATTTCACCCGAAAAAACCTCAACCGCTTTAGAGAATTATATACCTCAAAATAATAGATCTCAATTTATTAAAGGAAAAAATAATGAATTGATTTTAGATGCTTATAATGCCAATCCCGAAAGTTTAAAATTAGCTTTAGCAAATTTCTCAAACGATAAACATCCTAAAAAAGCTATTATTTTGGGAGACATGTTTGAATTAGGGAAATTTGCCTTTCAAGAACATAAAACTATTCTCGATTCAATAAAGTTAGAATCTTTTAAAACAATAATCTTTATTGGTCCACTATTTAAGCAATTTGAAAAAGAATATCGAGATTTTCATTTTTTTGAAAATACGACAGAACTTATTAATAATATTTATTCTTTGAATATTAATCAAATGCGAATTTTGATAAAGGGATCTCGTGGTGTTAAACTCGAAGTTTTACAAGATTATTTAATCTGATGAAAACCTATAATGTCATCGGAATTATGTCGGGAACTTCTCTCGATGGTTTAGATTTTGCTTATTGTAAGTTCTCGTTTAAACAAGGTAAATGGAAGTATCAGATACAAAAAGCCGAAACAATTCCGTATTCGCCAAAATGGGGAAAACGCCTAAAAAACTTACCCAAAGATAGTGCTTTAGAATTTGCACAAACAAATACTGATTACGGTCATTATATTGGAGAAATGGTAAGTGCATTTATTAGTAAACATAAACTTGAAGTCGATTTTATCAGTAGTCACGGACATACTATATTTCACCAACCAAAACTTAGATTTACAAGTCAGATTGGTGATGGAGCATCTATTGCTGCCGAAACAAGCTTAGACGTAATTTGCGATTTCAGAAGCTTAGATGTTGCACTTCACGGACAAGGAGCACCATTAGTTCCTATCGGAGATCGGGAATTATTTTCAGAATTTGACTACCGATTAAACTTAGGTGGTTTTGCTAATATTTCCTTTGAAGAAAACGAAAAAACATTGGCTTTTGATATTGCACCTGCAAATATTGCTTTAAATTATTATGCCGAAAAGATTGGATACCCATTCGATAAAAATGGTGCTATAGCAAAAAGGGGAGAGCTAATTCCTGAGCTTTTACAAAAACTCAATGCGCTTCCTTATTATCAAATAAATGGTTCAAAATCTTTAGGTAGAGAATGGTTGGAAACCGAATTCTTGCCTTTAATTGATTCCTCCTATCCTATTCCAGATGTTCTAAGCACTCTAGTCCATCATTTAAGTCATCAAATTTCTTTAGTAATTGATAAA
The window above is part of the Bacteroidales bacterium genome. Proteins encoded here:
- a CDS encoding UDP-N-acetylmuramoyl-tripeptide--D-alanyl-D-alanine ligase; the encoded protein is MQIKDLYTVFLKHPKICTDTRKDLEDSIFFCLSGENFNGNKFASIALEKGAAFVVIDDKKYLQNDRRYIFANNSLKMLQQLASYHRKQLTIPVIGITGTNGKTTTKELITTVLSKEFNTTATQGNFNNHIGVPLTLLQINKHTEIAIIEMGANHPGEIEFLCNIALPNFGIITNIGKAHLEGFGSLEAIIKTKLALYKSVAAQKGSVFVNYDDALLKIESKKLTNFSYGQDNNYDFHGLISKEFPFLQLKWGLKNKTNKYTIKSKLFGNYNFSNIMTAVSVGQYFKISPEKTSTALENYIPQNNRSQFIKGKNNELILDAYNANPESLKLALANFSNDKHPKKAIILGDMFELGKFAFQEHKTILDSIKLESFKTIIFIGPLFKQFEKEYRDFHFFENTTELINNIYSLNINQMRILIKGSRGVKLEVLQDYLI
- a CDS encoding anhydro-N-acetylmuramic acid kinase, which translates into the protein MKTYNVIGIMSGTSLDGLDFAYCKFSFKQGKWKYQIQKAETIPYSPKWGKRLKNLPKDSALEFAQTNTDYGHYIGEMVSAFISKHKLEVDFISSHGHTIFHQPKLRFTSQIGDGASIAAETSLDVICDFRSLDVALHGQGAPLVPIGDRELFSEFDYRLNLGGFANISFEENEKTLAFDIAPANIALNYYAEKIGYPFDKNGAIAKRGELIPELLQKLNALPYYQINGSKSLGREWLETEFLPLIDSSYPIPDVLSTLVHHLSHQISLVIDKSTKKNAQILITGGGAYNSFLIEQLRKKTKIEIIIPSDNLIQFKEALIFAFLGVLRVENQINTLKEVTGARRDSIGGAIYKGK